A part of Vigna radiata var. radiata cultivar VC1973A chromosome 11, Vradiata_ver6, whole genome shotgun sequence genomic DNA contains:
- the LOC106776303 gene encoding probable indole-3-acetic acid-amido synthetase GH3.1, producing MAVDSPISCPLGPPACDKDAKALQFIEEMTRNADAVQERVLAEILTRNANTEYLKRFELGGASDRQTFKSKVPVISYEDVKSEIQRIANGDCSPILSAHPISEFLTSSGTSAGERKLMPTIKEELDRRQLLYSLLMPVMNLYVPGLDKGKGLYFLFVKAETRTPGGLMARPVLTSYYKSDHFKTRPFDPYNVYTSPNEAILCPDSFQSMYTQMLCGLIERKHVLRLGAVFASGLLRAIRFLQLHWPELVRDIRSGTLSSQITDPAIREYMEKVVKPDPELAEFMTEECSKENWEGMITRIWPNTKYLDVIVTGAMAQYIPTLNYYSGGLPLACTMYASSECYFGLNLNPMCKPSEVSYTIMPNMAYFEFLLHDPNSGSVSSKLVDLVDVEVGKEYELVITTYAGLYRYRVGDILRVTGFHNSAPQFHFVRRKNVLLSIDSDKTDESELQNGIENASKLLADFNTSVVEYTSYADTRTIPGHYVIYWELLSKESANAPSEEVLNRCCLEMEESLNSVYRQCRVADHSIGPLEIRVVKNGTFEELMDYAISRGASINQYKVPRCVNFTPIMELLDSRVVSVHFSQEFPHWTPERS from the exons aTGGCTGTGGATTCACCGATTTCGTGCCCATTGGGTCCACCGGCGTGCGACAAGGACGCGAAGGCGCTGCAGTTCATCGAGGAAATGACCCGAAACGCCGACGCCGTCCAAGAGAGGGTGCTGGCGGAGATTCTCACACGCAACGCTAACACAGAGTACCTTAAACGCTTCGAACTCGGAGGCGCCTCCGATCGTCAAACCTTCAAGTCTAAGGTTCCCGTTATCTCTTACGAGGATGTGAAGTCCGAAATTCAACGTATCGCGAACGGTGATTGCTCCCCTATCTTGTCCGCTCATCCTATCTCTGAATTTCTCACCAG TTCTGGAACTTCAGCAGGGGAAAGAAAATTGATGCCAACAATTAAGGAAGAACTGGATCGTCGCCAACTTCTATACAGCCTCCTAATGCCAGTTATGAACCT TTATGTGCCGGGTTTGGACAAGGGAAAGGGCCTATACTTTTTATTCGTGAAGGCCGAAACAAGGACACCGGGTGGGTTAATGGCCCGTCCGGTTCTCACAAGCTACTACAAAAGTGATCATTTCAAGACCCGACCTTTCGACCCATATAATGTGTACACGAGTCCAAATGAAGCAATTCTCTGCCCCGACTCGTTTCAAAGCATGTACACTCAAATGCTCTGTGGCCTCATAGAGCGCAAGCACGTCCTCCGCCTTGGCGCCGTCTTTGCCTCCGGCCTCCTTCGCGCCATCCGATTCCTCCAACTCCATTGGCCCGAACTCGTCCGTGATATCCGATCTGGAACCCTAAGTTCCCAAATCACGGATCCTGCAATAAGGGAATACATGGAGAAAGTGGTAAAACCCGACCCGGAATTGGCCGAGTTTATGACAGAAGAATGTTCGAAGGAAAATTGGGAAGGAATGATCACAAGAATTTGGCCCAATACAAAATACTTGGACGTGATCGTAACGGGGGCCATGGCCCAATACATTCCAACGCTTAACTACTACAGCGGAGGATTACCCCTTGCGTGCACCATGTACGCTTCCTCGGAGTGCTACTTCGGATTAAACCTTAATCCAATGTGCAAGCCCTCTGAGGTGTCGTACACAATCATGCCAAACATGGCATATTTTGAATTCCTTCTCCACGATCCTAATTCTGGGTCTGTCAGTTCAAAACTGGTGGATTTGGTCGATGTGGAGGTCGGAAAGGAATACGAGTTGGTAATCACCACATATGCGGGACTCTACCGGTATCGTGTCGGGGACATACTCCGAGTGACCGGATTCCACAACTCGGCGCCGCAGTTCCACTTCGTGCGGCGGAAGAACGTGTTGCTGAGCATTGACTCCGACAAAACGGACGAGTCGGAGTTGCAGAATGGGATTGAGAATGCCTCGAAGCTCTTGGCTGATTTCAACACGAGTGTGGTGGAATACACGAGTTATGCAGACACGAGAACGATTCCTGGGCACTATGTTATTTACTGGGAGTTGTTGAGCAAGGAGTCGGCGAACGCACCGAGTGAGGAGGTGTTGAATCGGTGTtgtttggagatggaggagtcGTTGAACTCGGTGTACAGGCAGTGTCGTGTTGCGGATCATTCGATTGGGCCATTGGAAATACGAGTTGTGAAAAATGGAACCTTTGAGGAGCTTATGGATTATGCAATCTCAAGAGGTGCTTCAATAAATCAATATAAGGTACCAAGGTGCGTGAATTTCACACCCATAATGGAGTTATTGGATTCTAGGGTTGTGTCTGTGCATTTTAGCCAAGAATTCCCACATTGGACCCCTGAAAGGAGctag